One Streptococcus sp. S1 DNA window includes the following coding sequences:
- the gatB gene encoding Asp-tRNA(Asn)/Glu-tRNA(Gln) amidotransferase subunit GatB, with protein sequence MNFETVIGLEVHVELNTNSKIFSPTSAHFGNEQNANTNVIDWSFPGVLPVLNKGVVDAGIKAALALNMDIHKKMHFDRKNYFYPDNPKAYQISQFDEPIGYNGWIEVQLEDGSTKKIGIERAHLEEDAGKNTHGTDGFSYVDLNRQGVPLIEIVSEADMRSPEEAYAYLTALKEVIQYTGISDVKMEEGSMRVDANISLRPYGQEEFGTKTELKNLNSFSNVRKGLEYEVERQAKILRSGGVIRQETRRYDEANKSTILMRVKEGAADYRYFPEPDLPLFEISDEWIEEMRTELPEFPKDRRARYVAELGLSDYDANQLTATKVTSDFFEAAVALGGDAKQVSNWLQGEVAQFLNAEGKTLEEIKLTPENLVEMIAIIEDGTISSKIAKKVFVHLAKNGGGAREYVEKAGLVQISDPEVLVPIIHQVFADNEAAVADFKSGKRNADKAFTGFLMKATKGQANPQVALKLLAQELAKLKEE encoded by the coding sequence ATGAACTTTGAAACAGTCATCGGACTTGAAGTCCACGTTGAATTGAATACAAACTCAAAAATTTTCTCACCAACCTCTGCTCACTTTGGGAACGAGCAAAATGCTAATACCAATGTGATTGACTGGTCTTTCCCAGGGGTGCTTCCTGTCTTGAACAAGGGTGTTGTGGATGCTGGTATCAAGGCAGCTCTTGCCCTCAACATGGACATCCACAAGAAGATGCACTTTGACCGGAAGAACTATTTCTACCCTGATAATCCAAAGGCTTACCAAATTTCTCAATTTGATGAGCCAATCGGTTACAACGGTTGGATTGAAGTGCAATTGGAGGACGGCTCAACTAAGAAAATCGGGATTGAACGGGCCCACTTGGAAGAAGATGCCGGTAAGAACACGCACGGGACAGACGGCTTCTCTTATGTAGACCTCAACCGTCAAGGGGTTCCATTGATCGAAATCGTATCTGAAGCAGATATGCGTTCTCCAGAAGAAGCTTACGCTTATTTAACAGCTTTGAAAGAAGTTATCCAGTACACTGGTATTTCAGACGTCAAGATGGAAGAAGGATCGATGCGGGTGGATGCCAACATTTCCCTTCGCCCATACGGTCAAGAGGAATTTGGTACTAAGACAGAATTGAAAAACTTGAACTCCTTCTCAAACGTGCGCAAAGGTCTTGAATACGAAGTGGAGCGTCAAGCGAAAATCTTGCGTTCAGGTGGTGTCATTCGCCAAGAAACACGTCGTTATGATGAAGCCAACAAGAGTACCATTCTTATGCGTGTCAAAGAAGGAGCAGCGGATTACCGTTACTTCCCAGAACCAGACCTTCCCTTGTTTGAAATTTCAGATGAGTGGATTGAGGAAATGCGTACGGAGTTGCCAGAGTTTCCAAAAGACCGTCGTGCTCGCTACGTGGCAGAGCTTGGCTTGTCTGATTATGATGCCAACCAATTGACAGCGACGAAAGTTACTTCTGACTTCTTTGAAGCAGCTGTAGCCCTTGGTGGCGATGCCAAACAAGTGTCTAACTGGCTCCAAGGGGAAGTAGCACAATTCTTGAACGCAGAAGGTAAGACGCTGGAAGAAATCAAATTGACACCAGAAAACTTGGTCGAAATGATTGCCATCATCGAAGATGGAACCATTTCATCTAAGATTGCCAAGAAAGTCTTCGTTCACTTGGCGAAAAATGGTGGCGGTGCGCGTGAATACGTTGAAAAAGCTGGATTGGTACAGATTTCAGACCCTGAAGTCTTGGTCCCAATCATCCACCAAGTCTTTGCAGACAATGAAGCAGCGGTAGCCGACTTCAAGTCAGGGAAACGGAATGCGGACAAGGCCTTCACAGGCTTCCTCATGAAAGCAACCAAAGGCCAAGCCAACCCACAAGTAGCACTTAAACTACTTGCTCAAGAATTGGCGAAGTTGAAAGAAGAGTAA
- a CDS encoding methionine ABC transporter ATP-binding protein: MSKAMIQLDHIDVTFQQKKRQIQAVKDVTIHINEGDIYGIVGYSGAGKSTLVRVINLLQVPSAGTITVDGDVIYQDQVTLKPAALREKRRDIGMIFQHFNLMAQMTVAENVAFALKHSKLNKEQKNEKVAKLLELVGLSDRAENYPAQLSGGQKQRVAIARALANDPKILISDESTSALDPKTTKQILALLQELNKKLGLTIVLITHEMQIVKDIANRVAVMQNGELIEEGSVLDIFSNPKNALTQDFISVATGIDEAMVKINQQAIVKNLPDDSILAHLKYAGSVTDTAIINDIYKQYQVSANILFGNIEILDNTPVGELVVILSGENQNLETAKAELENAGVSVTIVKDGRKA; this comes from the coding sequence ATGAGTAAAGCAATGATTCAGCTGGACCACATTGATGTGACCTTCCAGCAAAAGAAACGTCAGATCCAAGCCGTCAAAGATGTGACCATTCATATTAATGAAGGTGATATCTATGGGATTGTAGGGTATTCTGGAGCCGGGAAATCGACCTTGGTTCGGGTGATCAATCTCTTGCAAGTGCCTAGCGCCGGAACCATTACTGTGGATGGAGATGTGATTTATCAAGATCAGGTGACCCTAAAACCGGCTGCCCTTCGGGAGAAACGTCGGGATATCGGAATGATTTTCCAACACTTTAATTTGATGGCTCAAATGACTGTCGCAGAAAATGTAGCCTTTGCTCTTAAACATTCTAAATTAAACAAAGAACAAAAGAATGAGAAAGTAGCGAAATTGTTGGAATTGGTTGGTCTATCTGACCGTGCAGAAAATTACCCTGCACAATTGTCTGGTGGTCAAAAGCAACGGGTAGCGATTGCGCGTGCCCTTGCCAACGATCCAAAAATTTTGATCTCAGATGAGTCAACTTCAGCCTTGGATCCAAAGACGACCAAACAAATTCTAGCTTTGTTGCAAGAATTGAACAAAAAACTTGGTTTAACCATTGTCTTGATCACGCATGAGATGCAAATTGTCAAAGATATTGCCAACCGGGTAGCTGTCATGCAAAATGGCGAACTGATTGAAGAAGGGTCTGTTTTAGATATCTTCTCGAATCCGAAAAATGCTTTGACGCAAGACTTTATTTCTGTTGCAACAGGAATCGATGAAGCCATGGTGAAAATCAACCAACAGGCTATTGTGAAGAATTTGCCAGATGATTCGATTTTAGCGCATCTCAAATATGCGGGTTCTGTGACAGATACAGCCATCATCAATGATATTTACAAACAGTACCAAGTTTCTGCCAACATTTTATTTGGGAACATCGAAATCCTTGATAACACGCCTGTTGGAGAATTGGTGGTCATCTTATCAGGTGAAAATCAAAATCTGGAAACGGCCAAAGCTGAGTTAGAAAATGCAGGAGTTTCCGTGACTATTGTAAAAGATGGGAGAAAAGCATGA
- a CDS encoding DMT family transporter → MSKTMKGTLMTLIAGIAWGLSGACGQYLMGHGFTAIGLTTIRLVFSGAVLLLLAYLADQEKVKAFLTDRSSYIPLLLFAFLGLLMTQLTYLEAIDATNAGTATVLQYLCPIGVLAYSCVKDRVAPTVSEIFSMILAIAGTFLIATHGQLNQLAITPKGLAWGLISAFAYALYIILPIQLIQKWGSMLVIGIGMLIPGLVMIPFTGRRLFHGQYSMDNLMGLVGLVVIGTIFAYTVFLKGTTLIGPVKGSLLAAIEPISAVFFAFAIMNEHFFAIDFIGMAMILFAVLLISLKDLMIQKEKGIL, encoded by the coding sequence ATGTCAAAGACGATGAAGGGGACGCTCATGACCTTGATTGCTGGGATCGCTTGGGGTTTATCAGGAGCTTGCGGCCAGTACCTGATGGGTCATGGATTTACAGCAATTGGTTTGACAACAATTCGTTTAGTGTTTTCAGGAGCTGTACTACTGCTTCTTGCCTATCTAGCGGACCAGGAAAAAGTAAAGGCCTTTCTAACAGACCGCTCGTCATACATCCCCTTGCTTTTATTTGCATTTTTGGGTTTGTTAATGACCCAATTGACTTATTTAGAAGCGATTGATGCGACTAATGCAGGTACTGCAACTGTTTTGCAATATCTCTGTCCTATTGGAGTTTTGGCCTATTCTTGTGTTAAGGACCGAGTAGCTCCGACAGTATCTGAAATCTTTTCGATGATCTTAGCCATTGCAGGGACCTTTCTCATTGCAACCCATGGTCAACTCAATCAATTGGCAATCACTCCTAAGGGGCTAGCTTGGGGACTTATTTCTGCCTTTGCCTATGCCCTCTACATCATTCTACCTATTCAGTTAATTCAAAAATGGGGGAGTATGTTGGTGATTGGTATCGGTATGCTCATTCCAGGGCTTGTGATGATTCCCTTCACGGGAAGAAGACTTTTTCATGGCCAATATAGCATGGATAATCTAATGGGCTTAGTTGGCTTAGTGGTGATTGGGACCATATTTGCCTATACGGTCTTTTTGAAAGGGACAACTCTGATTGGACCGGTCAAAGGTAGCCTTCTTGCAGCTATTGAGCCTATTTCAGCTGTATTTTTTGCCTTTGCCATTATGAATGAGCATTTCTTTGCCATTGATTTTATAGGAATGGCTATGATCCTCTTTGCGGTCCTCTTGATTTCCCTTAAGGATCTCATGATTCAAAAAGAAAAAGGAATCTTGTAA
- a CDS encoding 2,3-butanediol dehydrogenase: MATMKAARWHAAKDVRIEEVEVPEVQPHQVKVAVKFTGICGTDLHEYLDGPIFIPTEEHVYSGQKAPVTLGHEFSGEIVEVGSDVTRVKVGDRVTIEPILAEHNLIGDYNLDPNLNFVGLAADGGFAKYCVLDGDLVHVIPDSLSYEQAALTEPAAVAVYAVRQSALKTGDTAVIFGLGPIGLLIVEALRAAGASKIYAVELSPERQAKAEELGAIVVRPEEGESVVEAIHRLTGGGADVSYEVTGVPVVLGQALAAVHKAGECMVVSIWEREASINPNEFAIQEKSLKGIIAYRHIFPKVLELMEQGYFSAEKLVTKKIKLENIVEEGFVELTQDKSQIKILVQPE, from the coding sequence ATGGCTACTATGAAAGCAGCTCGCTGGCATGCAGCAAAAGACGTTCGGATCGAAGAAGTGGAAGTACCTGAAGTACAACCACATCAAGTAAAAGTGGCAGTTAAGTTCACAGGGATCTGTGGTACGGACTTGCATGAATATTTGGATGGACCGATCTTCATTCCAACAGAAGAACATGTTTATTCTGGTCAAAAAGCACCGGTTACTTTGGGACATGAATTCTCTGGTGAGATTGTCGAAGTCGGAAGTGATGTCACTCGTGTCAAAGTTGGCGATCGTGTAACTATCGAACCAATTCTTGCAGAGCACAACTTAATTGGTGATTATAACCTCGATCCAAACTTGAACTTTGTCGGACTCGCTGCAGATGGTGGTTTTGCTAAATATTGTGTTCTTGATGGTGATCTTGTCCATGTGATTCCAGATAGCTTGAGCTATGAACAAGCCGCTCTTACAGAACCTGCTGCGGTTGCTGTGTATGCCGTTCGTCAATCTGCTTTGAAAACTGGAGATACAGCTGTTATCTTTGGTTTGGGACCAATTGGTCTTTTGATTGTTGAAGCCCTTCGTGCAGCAGGCGCATCAAAAATCTATGCAGTTGAATTGTCTCCTGAACGTCAAGCCAAAGCAGAAGAATTGGGAGCAATCGTTGTTCGCCCAGAAGAAGGAGAATCAGTCGTAGAAGCCATCCATCGTTTGACAGGTGGTGGAGCAGATGTTTCTTATGAAGTTACTGGAGTTCCAGTTGTTTTAGGCCAAGCCCTTGCAGCTGTTCATAAAGCTGGGGAATGTATGGTTGTATCGATTTGGGAACGTGAAGCCAGCATCAATCCAAATGAATTCGCCATCCAAGAAAAATCTCTCAAAGGAATTATTGCCTACCGTCACATCTTCCCTAAAGTCTTGGAATTGATGGAACAAGGCTACTTCTCTGCTGAAAAATTGGTTACTAAGAAAATCAAATTGGAAAATATCGTTGAAGAAGGATTTGTTGAATTAACACAAGATAAATCCCAAATCAAGATCTTGGTTCAACCTGAATAA
- a CDS encoding DUF4352 domain-containing protein produces the protein MKKIFKWTLFAVATLSLVACGTGAQQTNSQQAKTEKAAKSSASDGQVEVSLKGGQYIKPPVLNDSEDGTYLALQLEFKNVAKESINVSDSDITIYDADNNKVKLQSGIYDQTEAFQLLKSDQLAQDKKLTGYIVFPVEKGKKYEVQYERKIYSSDKKSKPLKFVVDSSQYEDKVEASTLFADEYINQVYFSGQRKVKKYDAFVLGTDLKKEASDFRAKFAADFTRQLHDYQFPEEEVTQFIDAYEKENAKRAKLTYKVKQYFPDKVVISLNPETVSMEKTILNHMQTFYQEHRKDYPGIIEANQAQNKAYRKEMMASLADRPLTTPDRYDYQLTFVKKDGKWEVEKADNSDSFMEKFEGNLS, from the coding sequence ATGAAAAAGATTTTTAAATGGACCCTGTTTGCTGTGGCGACCTTGAGTTTAGTGGCTTGTGGTACTGGTGCTCAACAGACCAATTCGCAGCAAGCAAAGACAGAAAAAGCAGCGAAAAGCTCGGCATCTGACGGTCAAGTCGAGGTGAGTTTAAAAGGAGGACAATACATCAAACCACCTGTCCTCAATGACTCAGAAGACGGAACCTATTTAGCCCTTCAATTAGAATTTAAAAATGTTGCCAAAGAATCTATCAACGTGTCAGATTCAGATATCACCATTTACGATGCAGATAATAACAAGGTCAAATTGCAGTCAGGAATTTATGACCAAACGGAAGCCTTCCAATTGCTCAAGAGTGATCAGTTGGCCCAGGATAAAAAATTAACCGGCTATATCGTTTTCCCAGTCGAAAAAGGCAAAAAATACGAAGTGCAGTATGAACGAAAAATCTATAGCTCTGATAAAAAATCCAAGCCTTTAAAATTTGTGGTGGATTCTTCTCAATATGAGGACAAGGTGGAAGCTTCTACCCTTTTTGCAGATGAATACATCAATCAAGTTTACTTCAGTGGCCAACGAAAGGTCAAAAAGTATGACGCTTTTGTTTTGGGAACTGATTTGAAAAAGGAAGCCAGTGATTTCCGTGCGAAATTTGCGGCTGATTTTACTCGTCAATTGCATGATTACCAATTCCCTGAAGAAGAAGTGACCCAGTTTATCGATGCTTATGAAAAGGAAAATGCTAAGCGCGCGAAATTAACCTATAAGGTCAAACAATACTTCCCAGACAAGGTAGTCATTAGCTTGAATCCTGAGACAGTCAGCATGGAAAAGACGATCTTAAACCACATGCAGACCTTCTATCAAGAACATCGAAAAGACTATCCAGGTATTATCGAAGCGAATCAGGCTCAAAACAAAGCCTATAGAAAGGAAATGATGGCTTCTCTTGCAGATCGTCCCTTGACGACGCCGGATCGGTACGACTACCAGTTGACCTTTGTTAAGAAAGATGGCAAATGGGAAGTAGAAAAAGCCGATAATAGTGATAGCTTTATGGAAAAATTCGAGGGAAATCTTTCTTAA
- a CDS encoding M20/M25/M40 family metallo-hydrolase: MPFATEAEQIRKFENDEVAQHYFEVLRTLISKKSIFAQQVGLKEVANYLGEIFTAAGAKVEVDDSYTAPFVIAKFFSPNPEAKTIIFYNHYDTVPADGDQPWTGDPFTLSVHYGTMYGRGVDDDKGHITARLTALRKYIRESGDLPVNITFIIEGAEESASTDLDKYLAKHKKHLRGADLLVWEQGTRNNQGQLEISGGSKGIVTFDMVVKSAEVDIHSSYGGVVDSASWYLLNAIASLRDKEGQILVDGIYDQIQEPNERELALIEQYANKGPEDVAETYGLTLPILKEDRKEFLRRFYFEPALNIEGFGTGYQGQGVKTILPAEARAKMEVRLVPGLDPKDVLEKIQQQLKKNGYDQVELVYTLGEKSYRSDMSAPSILNVIRLAKDFYREGVSVLPTTAGTGPMNTVFEALQVPMAAFGIGNANSRDHGGDENVKIADYYTHIELIKELIASYE, encoded by the coding sequence ATGCCTTTTGCAACAGAAGCGGAACAAATCCGTAAATTTGAAAATGATGAGGTCGCACAACATTATTTTGAAGTGTTGCGAACCTTGATTTCAAAAAAATCCATCTTTGCCCAACAAGTTGGTCTCAAGGAAGTAGCCAACTATTTGGGGGAAATTTTTACAGCTGCAGGAGCCAAAGTCGAAGTTGATGATAGCTATACAGCACCTTTTGTGATTGCCAAGTTTTTCTCGCCAAATCCTGAAGCTAAAACCATCATTTTTTATAACCACTATGATACGGTACCAGCTGATGGAGACCAACCTTGGACGGGAGACCCTTTTACCTTATCAGTTCATTATGGGACCATGTACGGTCGAGGGGTTGATGATGACAAGGGGCATATCACGGCTCGTCTCACAGCTCTTCGTAAATACATTCGTGAAAGTGGCGATTTGCCAGTCAATATCACTTTTATCATCGAAGGGGCAGAGGAGTCTGCATCGACTGACTTGGATAAATACTTGGCCAAACACAAGAAACACTTGCGTGGGGCAGACCTCTTAGTCTGGGAACAAGGTACCCGAAATAATCAGGGTCAGTTGGAAATTTCCGGTGGTAGCAAGGGGATCGTCACCTTTGATATGGTGGTGAAGAGTGCAGAAGTGGATATTCATTCCAGCTATGGCGGTGTGGTGGACTCTGCTTCTTGGTATTTGTTAAATGCCATCGCCAGTCTTCGTGACAAAGAAGGCCAAATCTTGGTGGATGGGATTTATGATCAGATCCAAGAACCCAATGAACGCGAGCTAGCTTTGATCGAGCAATATGCCAACAAAGGACCAGAAGATGTAGCGGAAACCTATGGTCTAACCCTCCCAATTTTGAAGGAAGACCGAAAAGAATTCCTGCGCCGTTTCTATTTTGAACCAGCCCTGAATATTGAAGGTTTTGGCACTGGTTACCAAGGACAAGGTGTTAAAACGATTCTTCCGGCAGAGGCACGTGCCAAGATGGAGGTTCGTTTGGTTCCAGGTCTAGATCCCAAAGATGTCTTAGAAAAGATCCAGCAACAATTGAAGAAGAACGGTTATGATCAGGTCGAATTGGTCTATACTCTCGGTGAAAAAAGTTACCGAAGTGATATGAGTGCCCCATCTATTTTAAATGTCATTCGGTTGGCCAAAGATTTCTATAGAGAAGGAGTCTCGGTTCTTCCAACAACAGCGGGGACAGGGCCAATGAATACGGTCTTTGAGGCTTTGCAGGTACCGATGGCAGCCTTTGGAATTGGCAATGCCAATAGCCGTGATCATGGGGGCGACGAAAATGTGAAAATCGCCGATTATTACACCCATATTGAATTGATAAAGGAGTTAATAGCAAGTTATGAGTAA
- a CDS encoding MetQ/NlpA family ABC transporter substrate-binding protein produces the protein MKLKKILGLTALAAIATFALAACGSSKSSSKDGETTVKVGVMTLSDTEKARWDQVQKNLDDAKTGIKLEFTQFTDYSQPNVAVKDGSVDINAFQHYNFLDNWNSKNDKALVAVADTYIAPIRLYSGTENDKNKYTSIKEIPKGGTIAVPNDPTNESRALYVLQSAGLIKLDTKDGQLANVSNIKENPKDLKISELDASQTPSALPSVDAAVINNTFVREAGVDFKKAIYVEKKDNNSKQWYNVIAAKKDWEKSDKAKAIKEIIKAYHKDNVKKVIEESSEGMDQPVF, from the coding sequence ATGAAATTGAAAAAAATTCTTGGTTTAACAGCTCTTGCAGCTATCGCAACATTTGCTCTTGCAGCATGTGGTTCTTCAAAATCATCTAGCAAAGATGGTGAAACAACTGTAAAAGTGGGTGTTATGACTTTGAGCGACACTGAAAAAGCTCGTTGGGATCAAGTTCAAAAGAACTTGGATGACGCGAAAACAGGAATCAAATTGGAATTCACTCAATTTACAGACTACTCACAACCAAACGTGGCTGTAAAAGATGGTAGCGTGGATATCAATGCTTTCCAACACTACAACTTCCTTGATAACTGGAACTCTAAAAACGACAAGGCCCTTGTTGCAGTAGCAGATACCTACATCGCTCCAATCCGTCTTTACTCTGGTACAGAAAACGATAAAAACAAATACACTTCAATTAAAGAAATTCCTAAAGGTGGAACAATCGCTGTACCAAATGACCCAACAAATGAAAGCCGTGCCTTGTATGTCTTGCAATCAGCAGGTTTGATTAAATTGGATACCAAAGATGGTCAATTGGCAAACGTGTCAAATATCAAAGAAAATCCAAAAGATTTGAAGATTTCTGAATTGGATGCTTCACAAACACCATCTGCTCTTCCATCAGTAGATGCTGCAGTCATCAACAATACCTTCGTTCGTGAAGCAGGCGTTGATTTCAAAAAAGCTATCTATGTTGAAAAGAAAGACAACAACTCAAAACAATGGTACAACGTGATCGCTGCTAAGAAAGATTGGGAAAAATCTGATAAAGCAAAAGCAATCAAAGAAATCATCAAAGCCTATCATAAAGACAATGTGAAGAAAGTGATCGAAGAATCTTCAGAAGGAATGGACCAACCAGTCTTCTAA
- a CDS encoding methionine ABC transporter permease, with the protein MIQLIQTYLPNVYKLGWSGQYGWGTAIYLTLYMTVISFIIGGFLGLVTGLLLVLTRPGGVIENRIVFHILDKITSLFRAIPFIILLAFINPLTYLLLKNTIGPTAALVPLSLAVFPFFARQVQVVLSELDGGVIEAAQASGATFWDIVGVYLREGLPDLIRVTTVTIISLIGETAMAGAVGAGGLGTLAINYGKNMFNNDVIFVATLLILILIVLVQFIGDFLSKKISHR; encoded by the coding sequence ATGATCCAGTTAATTCAAACATATTTACCAAATGTCTATAAATTAGGGTGGTCTGGCCAGTATGGATGGGGAACCGCTATTTACTTGACTCTTTATATGACCGTTATTTCCTTCATTATTGGTGGATTTTTAGGTTTGGTGACAGGGCTTTTATTAGTCTTGACCCGTCCAGGTGGTGTCATCGAAAATAGAATTGTCTTCCATATTTTGGATAAGATTACTTCCTTGTTCCGCGCCATTCCTTTCATTATCTTGTTGGCCTTTATTAATCCTTTGACCTACTTGCTCTTGAAAAATACCATCGGTCCTACAGCAGCCCTTGTTCCGCTATCTTTGGCTGTCTTTCCATTCTTTGCCCGCCAAGTCCAAGTAGTCTTGTCCGAGTTGGATGGAGGCGTGATTGAAGCAGCACAAGCCAGTGGGGCAACCTTCTGGGATATTGTTGGAGTCTACCTACGTGAAGGGCTTCCTGATTTGATCCGTGTGACAACAGTGACCATCATTTCCTTGATTGGAGAAACCGCCATGGCGGGTGCCGTTGGAGCTGGAGGATTAGGAACCTTGGCCATCAACTACGGGAAAAACATGTTTAACAATGATGTCATCTTTGTGGCGACCCTATTGATCCTGATTCTGATCGTTCTGGTCCAATTTATCGGGGACTTCCTTTCGAAGAAAATTAGCCATCGTTAG
- a CDS encoding amino acid ABC transporter substrate-binding protein: protein MNLKKVIKYSALGLVAVLATSALVACSSGKSASGKKTIEVGTVGTTKPFSYEEKDGKLTGYEIEVLREIFKGSDKYEVNFNKTEWSSVFAGLDSDRFQIGANNISYSKEREEKYLYPNPYARNPLVLVVPKDSSIKSLDDLGGKKTEVVQGTSTAKQLEDYNKKHSDNPTNLQYTDGTIQTIMANLADGRTDYKIFERISVDTIIRDQGYDNLKVIELPSDQQPYVYPIIAKEDKDLQKFVNKRIKELYDNGTLEKLSKKYFGGVYLPEAKDIKE, encoded by the coding sequence ATGAATCTAAAAAAAGTGATTAAGTATTCTGCTTTAGGATTAGTTGCAGTCCTTGCAACCAGTGCTTTAGTAGCATGTTCATCTGGCAAATCAGCCAGTGGTAAGAAAACCATTGAAGTTGGGACTGTTGGAACAACCAAACCATTCTCTTACGAGGAAAAAGACGGTAAGCTAACTGGTTATGAAATCGAAGTTTTGCGTGAAATCTTCAAAGGTTCAGACAAATATGAAGTAAACTTTAACAAAACAGAGTGGTCTTCCGTCTTTGCTGGCTTAGATAGTGACCGTTTCCAAATCGGTGCCAACAACATTAGCTACTCAAAAGAGCGGGAAGAAAAATACCTCTATCCAAATCCATATGCTCGCAATCCATTAGTATTGGTCGTACCAAAAGATTCTTCTATTAAATCTTTGGATGATTTGGGTGGTAAGAAAACAGAAGTTGTTCAAGGAACATCTACTGCTAAACAATTAGAAGATTACAATAAAAAACATTCAGATAATCCAACTAACTTGCAATACACAGATGGAACCATTCAAACCATCATGGCTAATCTAGCGGATGGTCGTACAGATTACAAGATCTTTGAACGGATCTCAGTGGATACCATCATTCGTGATCAAGGCTATGACAACTTGAAGGTTATCGAGCTTCCAAGCGACCAACAGCCTTATGTGTATCCAATTATTGCAAAAGAAGATAAAGACCTTCAAAAATTTGTCAACAAACGTATCAAGGAACTCTACGACAATGGAACCCTTGAAAAACTGTCTAAAAAATACTTTGGTGGTGTTTATCTACCAGAAGCAAAAGATATTAAAGAATAA
- a CDS encoding amidohydrolase, whose amino-acid sequence MAFSYEELAEIRHYIHQHPELSGQEYQTTAFLKERLEELGIRILESGLKTGLIAEIGSGQPVVALRADIDALPILEQTNLPYQSQNPGVMHACGHDFHQTSLLGAAALLKEKEDQLEGTVRLIFQPAEEISEGASDVLATGLLEDVQGIIGFHNIPQLKAGQLALNAGAMMAGVEKFKVTVTGVSSHAARPDLGVDTVTAVTTMVQNVQLLISRTVSPFETAVLSITHLDVGSTWNVLPKSGYFEGTIRSFNPSVQRDLKAHFISIIRHIAESLEVDVAFEWGVTPPVTFNDEELTQVVWEASQGLAEVIPANPSTAGEDFAFYQERIPGVFAFIGSNGEPDAPDLHHDHMTIDDAAFEVSVPYYVENAQALLRYFKAKEV is encoded by the coding sequence GTGGCTTTTTCTTATGAAGAGTTAGCAGAGATTCGCCACTATATCCACCAACACCCAGAACTGTCTGGTCAAGAATACCAGACAACCGCCTTTCTAAAAGAGCGTTTAGAAGAGTTGGGGATTCGTATTTTAGAGAGTGGATTAAAAACTGGTCTGATTGCAGAAATTGGGTCTGGCCAACCAGTGGTGGCACTTCGAGCAGATATCGATGCCCTTCCAATTTTGGAACAAACAAATCTGCCCTACCAAAGTCAGAATCCAGGAGTCATGCATGCTTGTGGTCATGATTTTCATCAAACCAGTCTTCTGGGAGCGGCAGCTCTTCTCAAGGAAAAAGAAGACCAGCTTGAAGGAACCGTACGCTTGATCTTTCAGCCAGCAGAAGAAATCTCAGAAGGTGCCTCTGATGTTTTGGCAACAGGACTGTTGGAGGATGTTCAAGGAATTATTGGTTTTCACAACATTCCCCAGCTAAAAGCAGGGCAACTTGCCTTGAATGCTGGAGCTATGATGGCAGGGGTTGAGAAATTCAAGGTTACCGTCACAGGGGTCAGTAGCCATGCTGCAAGACCAGACTTGGGAGTTGACACTGTAACGGCCGTCACAACCATGGTTCAGAATGTACAATTATTAATTTCACGGACCGTTTCTCCCTTTGAAACAGCTGTTTTGTCCATTACGCACCTGGATGTGGGATCAACCTGGAATGTCCTCCCTAAATCAGGCTATTTTGAAGGAACCATTCGCTCCTTTAATCCGAGTGTGCAAAGAGACTTGAAGGCACATTTTATTTCCATCATTCGACACATTGCAGAAAGTTTGGAAGTAGATGTAGCTTTTGAGTGGGGTGTGACCCCTCCCGTTACCTTTAATGATGAAGAATTGACGCAAGTAGTTTGGGAAGCTTCACAAGGATTGGCTGAAGTGATTCCAGCAAATCCTTCTACAGCTGGAGAAGATTTCGCCTTTTACCAAGAGCGAATTCCTGGAGTCTTTGCCTTTATCGGTTCGAATGGAGAGCCGGATGCGCCAGACCTCCATCATGATCACATGACCATCGATGATGCAGCCTTTGAGGTATCGGTTCCCTATTATGTTGAAAATGCGCAAGCTTTATTGCGGTATTTTAAAGCCAAAGAAGTGTGA